Part of the Paenibacillus guangzhouensis genome is shown below.
TTACTATTTTCATCTTCGGGGCCGTGTTCGCGTTCTTATCCCCTTACGATCCGAACAAACTTGTCTCGGCAGAGCGGTTGCTGCCGCCTAGTGCGACGCATTGGTTCGGAACGGATGAACATGGACGGGATTACTTTGCGAGAGCACTATACGGGGGGCGTGTATCTTTAAGTGTCGGATTTATGGCGATGGCCATTTCCGTCATTGTAGGGACAGCCATTGGCGCGATCAGTGGTTATTTTGGCGGGTTCATTGATAACCTGTTAATGCGTATGGTCGATGTCCTGATGTCGATTCCGTCGTTCTTCTTAATGCTTATACTCAATGCTTATTTGAAACCAAGTATTCCGACGATTATCATCATTATTGGGCTGCTCAGCTGGATGAGTATTGCGCGGATTGTCCGTGCGGAGACACTGTCGGTGAAGGAGCGGGAATATGTGATGTATGCGCGTGTATCGGGTCAGAGCACGCTGCGAATTATTACGAAGCATATTGTACCAAGCATTCTGCCGACGATTATTGTATCGGCGTCCATTAATATCGCATCCGCGATTCTGATGGAGTCGTCACTCAGCTTCTTGGGCCTTGGTGTGCAGCAGCCGGACTCTTCGTGGGGCAGCATGCTGAATGATGCGCAGGGCTTTATCGGGGAAGCGCCGTATATGGCGATAATCCCAGGGATCTTTATTCTATTAACAGTACTTTCATTTAATTTTCTCGGGGATGTATTCCGCGTCGCATTCGAGCCTAAGGTGAATCGGCGTTAACCGTGAATTATGACTTAACGGAGTGAGACGTATGACACAATTATTATCCGTGCAAAATTTAAAAACGTCTTTTATGACGCGTGATGGCGAGGTTGAATCGGTCCGCGGGGTTAGCTTTGACGTGCAGCAAGGCGAGGTAATCGGCACTGTTGGCGAGTCAGGAAGCGGGAAGAGTATTACCGCAAAATCCATCTTGGGGCTAATTCCGCCTCCAGGTGTCATTAAAGACGGCAAGGTTCTCTTTCACGGCCAAGATATACGCCAGATGTCGGATCCCGAGCTGCGTCAAATTCGCGGGAACAGAATCGCGATGATCTTCCAAGATCCAATGACTTCGCTCAATCCGGTGAAGCGCGTGGGATCACAAATGATTGAAGTGATTCGTCGGCATCAGAAATTGAGTAAAGCTGAGAGCCGCCAGCGTGCGATTGAGCTGCTGCGTGAAGTTGGGATTCCTTCGCCGGAGCAACGGATTGATCAATATCCGCATGAGTTCAGCGGCGGGATGCGCCAGCGCGTTATGATCGCGATGGCCCTATCCTGTAAGCCTGAGCTCCTCATCGCCGATGAGCCGACGACGGCGCTCGACGTGACGATCCAAGCGCAAATTCTGGCTCTGATGAAAGATTTACGTGATAAGACCAAGACATCGATTTTGCTCATTACGCACGATCTGGGCGTCGTTGCTCAAGTATGTACACGTGTGATTGTCATGTACGGAGGCATGATTATGGAAGAGGGCACCGTGGAAGACATCTTCGAACGTCCAAGCCACCCGTATACACAAGGCTTGCTGCGTTCGATCCCACGGGTGAAGGAAGGACAGCGTGAGCGTCTCGTCTCGATCGAAGGAACGCCGCCGAACCTGCTTCATCCGCCGTCAGGCTGCCCCTTCATGGAACGTTGTCCGCATGCGATGGACAAATGCCGCGAGATGCCGCCATATTTCGTACCCGAAGAAGGGCATCGTTCTCTATGCTGGTTGCTCTCCGATGATATGCAGCATGAGGCTAAGGGCCGAGGGGAGGAAGTACAATGAGTAAGAAAGACGATGTGCTGCTCGATGTCCGACATCTGAAGAAATATTTCCCGGTAGGTTCAGGCGGCTTCGGACGCGATAAAAAGGTGCTTAAGGCCGTTGATAATATCAGCTTTCATATTAACCGAGGCGAGACCTTCGGTCTTGTCGGCGAATCCGGTTGCGGAAAGTCGACGACGGGCCGAAGCA
Proteins encoded:
- a CDS encoding ABC transporter ATP-binding protein; this encodes MTQLLSVQNLKTSFMTRDGEVESVRGVSFDVQQGEVIGTVGESGSGKSITAKSILGLIPPPGVIKDGKVLFHGQDIRQMSDPELRQIRGNRIAMIFQDPMTSLNPVKRVGSQMIEVIRRHQKLSKAESRQRAIELLREVGIPSPEQRIDQYPHEFSGGMRQRVMIAMALSCKPELLIADEPTTALDVTIQAQILALMKDLRDKTKTSILLITHDLGVVAQVCTRVIVMYGGMIMEEGTVEDIFERPSHPYTQGLLRSIPRVKEGQRERLVSIEGTPPNLLHPPSGCPFMERCPHAMDKCREMPPYFVPEEGHRSLCWLLSDDMQHEAKGRGEEVQ
- a CDS encoding ABC transporter permease, giving the protein MNRMRWRNVKAQFKEQKTGIVALIILTIFIFGAVFAFLSPYDPNKLVSAERLLPPSATHWFGTDEHGRDYFARALYGGRVSLSVGFMAMAISVIVGTAIGAISGYFGGFIDNLLMRMVDVLMSIPSFFLMLILNAYLKPSIPTIIIIIGLLSWMSIARIVRAETLSVKEREYVMYARVSGQSTLRIITKHIVPSILPTIIVSASINIASAILMESSLSFLGLGVQQPDSSWGSMLNDAQGFIGEAPYMAIIPGIFILLTVLSFNFLGDVFRVAFEPKVNRR